Within Lytechinus pictus isolate F3 Inbred chromosome 7, Lp3.0, whole genome shotgun sequence, the genomic segment aaaagtaaatagcaagctccttctggtgtgattTAACTAAttgaaagacttaaataacaagtatacaatatttcttcaccataaaattgatcACAGTTGCATTTCACTATTATAGTAACCAATGTTTtttcatggtaactgacattgcatctcggtaactgacattacattttccacttggtaactgacgttacacatatttaatggtaccctaagGCTTGATTGTTATTTGATTAtatttaattttggtgtagaagggaggggtgttacctaaggagggaatctaccaagtttcatataatatatcctcttttctgggaaatgagaaaaaagttcatgtttttggtaactGATGTTACATACCacatcacatacttcatcaatatttttttatcagataaaTGAATTCctggtgtttctttctatgggattttataaagtgttataatagcaagctaaatcacaggggaaaacatcatgatcaaaacCTGTTCTTAAAAATTCTGTCAAAACAtattatgtatcaatataccattttcaacactaatttgtatccatactttggcggccattttgaaataaaaaatggctgccagaatggaaaaataaaaattgtcccagaaacttcaggtcttgtattattaaaaaacataaagcatttgacatgaatatcaatttgatttttttgcctctgtgtccatctgtggtgaaaatgcccatttgtcgaccgattttgaattttttgcctccatctggtagagcttcatgaggttcactaAAACTTCTTCACAGaatacacagaattttgactagaacaagttttatactaatttatgcaaaattaatttatacatatttttaaaaattcacataaaatgcttcttctttatttgttgaccgattttgattttttttcttccatctggtatagcttcatgaggttcaccaaacttctacacagaatttttaaatctggagtagaaaattatttatgctaatttatgctaaattcataaatcacagaaaatgcctcttctctATTTGTTGATTGAATGTCAAAATGCTTCCTCGTCATTTCAAggctgatttcaattctgtttgctttatatgatagcattaggtgggggatttacaacttctacacagaattttgaaactcattaaatatgctaatttatgcatatttttaaaaattcacataaaatgcttcttcttctttaattgttgaccgattttgattttttttctttcatcttgtagaacttcatgaggttcaccaaatttctacacagaatttttaaattttgtctagaaaattatttatgccaatttatgcaaaatttattataaatctcaaaaaatgtttttctttatttgttgatcaatttaaatattgtttgacactttatatgatagcttgaggtggtgatacaaaatttcaacacagaattttgaaactcattaaatatgctaatttattcatatattttcgaaactcacaaaaaatacatatttgttgattgattttgattatttttgttccatcagAGAGCTACAttaggttcaccaaggttctacacagagtttagaaattttgactagaaaattatttatgcttacatgtaatttatatgaaatttattcatagataaCAAAAAACGCTTCTacgtcatttcttcatcaatttcaattctgtatcctcaatttatgtcaccaatataattcactacagtgtcgaCTGGGCTGAAatgaaaattgtgttaaatttccttgcgagatgccggatgagctccacatcattgatgtgctagttgtTATCTGGAATCatcttttaatgaaaatgagCAGATCAACTAGTAATGGTATTACTTTGAATGAATCATAATCAATTAAAACAAGGTCATTCATATTCAGTGTATCATTGACATTGAggatcagagagagagaggaagagagcgCTCTgcagaaaattaaatgaaatcgTCATAATTTAGtattttataatttaatttTGCAGGCAATATCTCTGCTGAAAGATGGTGCAAGTGCAGTGGATGCAGTTTCTGTAGCAGTATCAACTCTTGAGGTCTGTATTTGAGTATCGAGTTATACTAAAGTATTGTTTTAATATGGAATATTTATATCTGTCAATATTTAATGCCAAATATGCACAGCCCCAAATACTGTACAATCTCTTGATAATTTACTGTAATTTGTATACATTGCAGGATAGTCCCTGTACAAATGCTGGCCTTGGATCCAACCTGACTATAGAGGGTAGTGTTGAGTGTGATGCTGGAATCATGGATGGAGACTCTCTGCATTTTGGAGCTGTTGGGGCATTAGGAGGTATCTTTCCTCATTATGCATTCTTATTATTTCATGAATAGGtttcttattttcttgtgaCCGGTCTTGTTCATTGTAGATGTTTCCCATTTGCAAAGTGAATgcatattttcattcttttgacCATATTCGTCAGACataatatgattttgaaattctATTTTGCCCATTGTCATCCTGATTATAGATTGACAATCATTCGTGCTATAGCATCAGGaaataatatatgaattcaTACTAAAAATGAAGTGTAAGACttatatgatattcattttgaatCACAAACTTGATAATTACATAAATTTAATGGAATCAAGTAAAACTTAAAGACATCAAATATATAAAGGATTGATCTAGTCTGTTATTGTTAGTTTGGAATGGATCTCTTTTTTTAGCAGTCAAACCTACATTATGTTAGTAGCCATCTGTGTACGACAGTCACCtgcctatagtgaccactaaaaACCAAATCCCACCGAGGCAGAATATGTGTATGATAACCCTCTTACAGCAGCCACTTGTCTTTAAAGGTAACATTTGTTGTTTCCCTTGGGCAGTCACCAGAAATAGGTTTCACTGTATTTGTATTTCATCCACTTATTATAACAACTCTTTTAGGGGAGGGGTGTCTTTGTAATGAATATATTTGATGTGACTACTTTTGATTAAATGCGATTAATCTTTACTCAAAGGAATACGGAACCCAGTTAAAGTAGCCAAAGCTTTATTGTGTGAACAGTGCAAAGGACTGATGTCTTATGGTCGAATTCCACCATGGTGAGTACCGGTATGACAGATCAGATATCTTAGCTTGCCCTGCCTATCCAATCATTCACGACTATGGGAAGACATCTTGCTTGAATAAGACTATTGAGATATTGCTGAAAGTCCACAAAATTGTTTTGCTTGATCTTTCAATGAACTTTTAGTGATCTCTGTAgtctccaaaactttttgaaacagtTCAAAACAGACTTTGGGAAAAGGTCTATTAGTTTTTCCATGATCTTTAGAAAATCATGGAAATAATATATCGACTGCGGAGATATCGAAGGATgattgaaagaccattgaatATAATCTTTATAATGGATCTGAATGATGATGTTAAAGTGGTATGTCAGTTCATGTGTATGTAGATGTATATGCCCCCCCCTAGAGTATGAGCAAATGTATCTTTCTATTCATAAATTTTCTGATCATTTTTTCTTTAGTGTAATGGTTGGGAATGGCGCCCTCCAGTGGGCTCGAGATCATGGTTTCAAGGAGGTCAACACAAGTTCCCTAATCACACCAAAGGCTCTTTCTTCCTATCGGAAACACAAGAGGGCGCTGTCAGAGTATAGCACCTTACCACTAGATCAGCAAGAAACACCTCCAAAGAGAGTGAAGGGAGATAGGCCCCAAGTGGTAGGCTTTTCttacattgttttttaaattgtgAAAATTGTCATATCTATAGTCTATCCCTAGGAATGGGAATTCTCCTGCAAACATTTGTGGAAGGCTAATTTGTGTTTTAACACATTAGTAATGCAGACATTTGTATGATAAGggtagtgatgataatgatattgataatttttaatattcctGATAATGAATTGTATtatagcaataataatgatatataagtACATGACCATTATGGTGAAAAAAGACatcaaaatgattataataGAAATGAATActgatgattataatattaatattgatgataatgataataatcacaatgctgatgataatggtgattacTTTTGTGACTAACAGAAACTTACTGAATTCAAATTAAGATGAAAAGTTGATACTTGATAATCTAACAAAGAAATCATAATGTATGAGGAGCCCACAACGTACAAATTTAtgtgtttttaataaaatatttattatggGGTTCTCTTAtgaatatcttattttttataaatacctGAATTTATATGGCagtatgctttttttttaatataatgatgGTACATTATAATAATGCTTATTGTATTGAATCTGATTCTTGATTTGTATTTGgtttggaaatgaaaataatgaaaatgaaaatacttttttCTCCCTTGTAAACCAGATAGAGAGGGACACCATGCTAGACACAGTTGGTGCAGTATGCGTGGACAGCAGAGGTCAAATTGCTAGTGCTGTGTCCAGTGGGGGTATAGCCCTTAAACACCCAGGAAGAGTGGGACATGTAAGCAGCATTTATCATTTAACCTGGTGTATTTTAAAACATGTGATTACTGCACTTATAAACATACACTCATATCTACAAACCTATCCTCAAACATAGAGGTTCATTGGATTGACGCCTTTCACACCAatgccaaacattgccaacctaaCATTTCAGCACATAGGGTTTACTCACTGACAACAATCATAGCCTTTCACATTAGGTGAGTGGAGGGTATCTACAAAATGGTTTATTTATCTTATTACTACACACACATATTCAGTGACTTGGGGGAATGAATAAGAAGCAAGAATTCTTTGGTACAAATCCTTTAGCCATATTTCAGCCTCGAGTTTGATATCGCTTAAATCAAGAAAGTGAGCCCTGCTACTCTGAAAACCATAATGGAGCCTAATTGTGCCCCAAATGTTATTGAGTGAGGTA encodes:
- the LOC129265459 gene encoding threonine aspartase 1-like codes for the protein MSGFIAVHLGAGYHSPERKCEYNDTVNKACQQAISLLKDGASAVDAVSVAVSTLEDSPCTNAGLGSNLTIEGSVECDAGIMDGDSLHFGAVGALGGIRNPVKVAKALLCEQCKGLMSYGRIPPCVMVGNGALQWARDHGFKEVNTSSLITPKALSSYRKHKRALSEYSTLPLDQQETPPKRVKGDRPQVIERDTMLDTVGAVCVDSRGQIASAVSSGGIALKHPGRVGHAMFIGCGCWAQSHTQTSSSVSVGCSTSGSGEQLLRCNLARACCEGLLQSEDPTSSLGSTFQSQYLKSPLLPDDAARLGGAIAVRYNHTDRDAEILWTHSTDSLCLGYMDTTQIKAKMVISRLPTGAKAGSTYTLGGATVQLPLSEEPP